From Candidatus Acidiferrales bacterium, the proteins below share one genomic window:
- a CDS encoding amidohydrolase family protein: protein MRHILWWGFLLAVAAVAFAASPVLSGAEQEKKPEALKRIAIKAGKMLDVRSGRMLERQTILIEGDTIQAVGPNVVLPDGATLVDLSQATVLPGLIDAHTHLTYEPGDIGWQALGRSHPYEALVGAKNARLALLAGFTTVRNVGADGYSDVALRDAVNNGLLPGPRILASGPSLGITGGHCDSNLLALEFRHQSAGVANGPWEARAKVRENVKYGADLIKICATGGVMSKGDSVGGQQYTLEEMKAIVEEAHKLERKVAAHAHGAEGIKDAVRAGVDSIDHGSFLDDEGAQLMREHGTYLVPTIFLEEWIKENESKINLPDYARAKFRIVRPVHELGVARAIRSGVKIAFGTDAAVYPHGMNAREFAVLVRLGMTPLAAIQTATLNAAGLLGLEDRIGTIEAGKLADLIAVEGNPLEDVRRLENVRFVMKAGAVYKNDFTESTLRDSSRLRN from the coding sequence ATGCGACACATTCTGTGGTGGGGATTCCTGCTGGCCGTAGCGGCGGTCGCTTTTGCGGCAAGCCCTGTACTATCCGGCGCGGAGCAAGAGAAGAAGCCGGAAGCGCTGAAACGAATCGCCATCAAAGCCGGCAAGATGCTCGACGTGAGATCAGGCCGGATGCTCGAGCGGCAAACCATTCTCATTGAAGGCGACACGATCCAAGCGGTAGGACCAAACGTCGTCCTTCCGGATGGCGCCACGCTGGTGGACCTGAGCCAGGCAACGGTGCTGCCGGGCCTGATTGATGCGCACACGCACTTGACGTATGAGCCGGGCGACATCGGTTGGCAAGCGCTCGGCCGCTCGCACCCCTATGAAGCGCTCGTCGGCGCCAAGAATGCTCGCCTTGCGTTGCTTGCCGGATTCACGACGGTGCGCAACGTGGGCGCCGACGGATACTCGGATGTCGCCCTCCGCGATGCCGTCAACAACGGGCTGCTTCCCGGCCCGCGCATTCTGGCCTCCGGGCCCTCGCTCGGCATTACCGGCGGCCACTGCGATTCCAACCTCCTCGCCCTGGAATTCCGCCACCAGTCGGCCGGTGTGGCCAATGGTCCCTGGGAAGCGCGCGCCAAAGTGCGCGAAAACGTCAAGTACGGCGCCGATCTCATCAAGATCTGCGCCACCGGCGGGGTCATGTCCAAGGGGGATTCGGTCGGCGGGCAGCAATACACGCTGGAAGAAATGAAGGCCATCGTTGAAGAGGCGCACAAGCTCGAGCGCAAGGTGGCGGCTCACGCGCACGGCGCCGAAGGGATCAAAGACGCGGTTCGCGCCGGAGTGGACTCGATTGACCACGGCAGCTTCCTTGACGACGAGGGGGCGCAGCTCATGCGCGAGCACGGCACCTATCTTGTGCCGACGATCTTTCTCGAGGAGTGGATCAAAGAAAACGAAAGCAAGATCAATCTGCCCGACTACGCCCGGGCGAAGTTCAGAATTGTTCGCCCGGTGCATGAGCTGGGAGTGGCCCGCGCCATTCGTAGCGGCGTGAAGATCGCGTTTGGCACCGACGCAGCCGTCTATCCCCACGGCATGAACGCGCGCGAGTTTGCCGTCCTGGTGCGGCTTGGCATGACGCCCCTGGCGGCGATCCAGACTGCCACCTTGAACGCGGCTGGTCTGCTCGGACTCGAAGATCGAATCGGCACCATTGAGGCCGGCAAGCTGGCCGACCTGATCGCCGTCGAAGGTAATCCCCTCGAGGATGTTCGGAGACTGGAGAATGTGCGTTTCGTGATGAAGGCCGGCGCGGTTTACAAGAACGATTTTACGGAAAGCACCCTGCGGGACTCGAGTAGACTAAGAAATTAG
- a CDS encoding HAD family hydrolase: MHRETLLVDADDTLWENNRFFEDAIGRYLLLMGREGLEREAVRARLDQTEKKNIPRHGYGTRSFVVSMEEAYRALAGPRWRRSILDEIARLGQELGAAPTQIFEGVPETLAYLSSRHRLILFTKGESAEQTEKIERSGLRPFFEGVEIANEKSVGAFKQMIDRYRILKRHGWMVGNSPRSDINPALRAGLNAVFVPSTMPWDFEQEAVRSGEGKLIVVRCFRHLSRYF; this comes from the coding sequence ATGCACCGGGAAACTCTACTGGTCGATGCCGATGACACCTTGTGGGAGAACAACCGCTTTTTTGAGGATGCGATCGGCCGCTACCTGCTCTTGATGGGACGCGAGGGGTTGGAGCGGGAAGCGGTCCGGGCCCGGCTCGACCAAACCGAGAAGAAAAACATTCCTCGGCACGGCTACGGCACCCGCAGCTTTGTTGTCTCCATGGAGGAGGCCTACCGGGCCCTGGCCGGCCCTCGCTGGCGCCGCAGCATCCTCGACGAGATCGCTCGGCTCGGTCAGGAGCTCGGGGCAGCGCCCACGCAGATCTTTGAGGGCGTGCCGGAAACTCTCGCCTATCTTTCCTCGCGCCACCGGCTCATCCTCTTCACCAAAGGCGAATCGGCCGAGCAAACGGAAAAAATTGAACGCTCGGGCTTGCGGCCATTCTTTGAAGGTGTCGAAATCGCAAACGAAAAAAGTGTTGGCGCCTTCAAGCAGATGATCGACCGCTATCGCATCTTGAAACGGCACGGGTGGATGGTGGGGAACAGTCCGCGGTCGGATATTAACCCGGCCCTGCGCGCGGGACTGAATGCCGTGTTCGTCCCTTCCACCATGCCGTGGGACTTTGAGCAGGAAGCGGTGCGAAGCGGCGAAGGCAAACTGATCGTCGTGCGCTGCTTCCGGCACTTGAGCAGGTACTTTTGA
- a CDS encoding aminotransferase class V-fold PLP-dependent enzyme: MADYRAEFYDFEDWIYLDAANQGPMPRASVKAVQEALELKKFPQRLTNDFYFDFPDEVRRLLAELIGAKPQEIALTNGASDGTNAVSASMALAPGDEIVIAEGEFPSNYYTWRNWEARGVRVRRARARGQFLTADDVLAELSGKTRLVALSWVHFSNGNRLDIARIGRECRRADARLLVDASQAVGGIAFGVADLECDFLTCCGYKWLLSPYGTGFFWVREDWIERLPLREVYWQAIEGARNFNTLPREGWQLAPGARRWDSAETANFFNLAAMKASVEFLLRVGVEKIYRHCRSLLDYLVEHLPHDRCALKSPRDANQRGNFLAVAGRSPEKTQALWEKLQEQKIYVSLRENGLRIGPHLYNVERHIDRLLAVLGE; encoded by the coding sequence ATGGCTGACTATCGAGCCGAATTCTACGATTTTGAAGATTGGATTTACCTCGACGCCGCCAACCAGGGACCGATGCCGCGCGCGAGCGTCAAGGCCGTTCAGGAAGCGCTCGAACTCAAGAAATTCCCCCAGCGCCTCACCAACGATTTCTATTTTGATTTTCCGGACGAAGTGCGCCGCTTGTTGGCAGAGTTGATCGGCGCCAAACCGCAGGAAATCGCGTTGACCAACGGAGCTTCAGACGGAACGAATGCCGTCTCGGCGTCCATGGCGCTGGCACCCGGCGATGAAATCGTCATTGCTGAAGGCGAATTCCCATCGAACTACTATACCTGGCGAAACTGGGAAGCGCGCGGCGTTCGAGTGCGAAGAGCGCGAGCGCGGGGGCAGTTCCTGACCGCCGACGACGTCCTTGCCGAACTCTCCGGCAAGACCAGGCTCGTCGCGTTAAGCTGGGTACATTTCTCGAACGGCAACCGGCTCGACATCGCCCGCATTGGCCGGGAATGCCGCCGCGCGGATGCCCGGCTCCTGGTGGACGCAAGCCAGGCGGTGGGCGGGATCGCGTTTGGTGTGGCCGACCTGGAGTGTGACTTCCTCACCTGCTGCGGCTACAAGTGGTTGCTCTCGCCCTACGGCACAGGTTTCTTCTGGGTCCGCGAAGATTGGATCGAGCGTTTGCCCCTGCGCGAGGTTTACTGGCAGGCCATTGAAGGGGCGCGGAACTTCAATACCCTGCCGCGAGAGGGTTGGCAGCTCGCTCCCGGCGCGCGGCGCTGGGACTCCGCCGAGACAGCGAACTTTTTCAATCTTGCCGCCATGAAGGCCTCGGTCGAATTTTTGCTTCGCGTTGGCGTCGAGAAAATCTACCGGCACTGCCGGTCGTTGCTCGATTATCTCGTGGAGCACTTGCCGCACGATCGCTGCGCGCTCAAGAGCCCAAGGGATGCGAATCAACGCGGGAATTTTCTCGCCGTCGCTGGCCGTTCCCCGGAAAAGACGCAGGCGCTTTGGGAAAAACTTCAGGAGCAAAAGATCTACGTCAGCTTGCGCGAGAATGGTTTGCGCATCGGCCCGCACCTTTACAACGTGGAACGCCACATCGACCGGCTCTTGGCGGTGCTGGGGGAGTGA
- a CDS encoding 2-dehydropantoate 2-reductase, translating into MTLRSAFHKVAVAGAGAVGSYFGGMLARSGTEVVLIGRDAHVAAIRAGGLFLDSVRFQENIRVEATTELAAVADADLVLLCVKSYDTAGVAGQMAAHLGRDTLVASLQNGVENAEIVSAVTRHWTIPAVVYVAAELVGPGRVRHKARGDLVMGDLEGKRTGEVERVAALFESAHVPCRVSQNIRGELWLKLILNAAGNGVTTLARTSYGEVSRHPFGREVMAAVVREAEAVARAAGVELPGGDLVSTTINFAQSVGDALSSTLQDILRGKRTEIGALNGYIAETGRKYGVPTPVNSTLEALIRVLETTALDGPR; encoded by the coding sequence GTGACCCTTCGGTCCGCTTTTCACAAAGTAGCCGTGGCCGGCGCTGGCGCGGTGGGAAGCTATTTTGGCGGGATGCTGGCCCGGAGCGGCACCGAGGTTGTGCTCATCGGCCGCGACGCCCACGTCGCAGCCATCCGCGCCGGCGGACTTTTTCTGGACTCGGTCCGGTTTCAAGAAAATATCCGCGTTGAAGCGACCACGGAGCTCGCCGCCGTCGCTGATGCCGATCTTGTCCTGCTTTGCGTAAAGAGCTACGACACGGCGGGGGTGGCGGGTCAAATGGCGGCGCATCTCGGGCGCGACACGCTTGTCGCCAGCCTGCAAAATGGCGTCGAAAATGCTGAGATCGTTTCGGCAGTGACCCGACACTGGACGATTCCTGCGGTGGTCTATGTCGCCGCGGAGCTGGTGGGGCCGGGCCGCGTGCGACACAAAGCGCGCGGCGACCTTGTGATGGGCGACCTGGAGGGCAAGCGAACCGGCGAGGTGGAGCGCGTCGCGGCTCTCTTTGAGTCGGCTCACGTACCTTGCCGCGTTTCGCAAAATATCCGGGGCGAGCTCTGGCTCAAGCTCATCCTCAATGCGGCCGGGAACGGTGTGACCACACTGGCGCGGACGAGCTATGGTGAGGTTTCAAGGCACCCGTTCGGCCGGGAGGTCATGGCCGCAGTCGTGCGCGAGGCTGAGGCCGTCGCCCGCGCCGCGGGCGTCGAACTGCCCGGGGGAGACCTGGTTTCGACGACCATAAACTTTGCCCAGTCCGTGGGCGACGCCCTCTCGTCAACCTTGCAGGATATCTTGCGCGGCAAACGGACGGAGATCGGGGCGCTCAATGGCTATATCGCCGAGACAGGAAGGAAATACGGTGTACCGACACCGGTCAACAGCACTCTGGAGGCGCTGATTCGAGTCCTCGAAACCACGGCGCTGGATGGCCCAAGGTGA